In Aegilops tauschii subsp. strangulata cultivar AL8/78 chromosome 3, Aet v6.0, whole genome shotgun sequence, one genomic interval encodes:
- the LOC109755232 gene encoding cytokinin dehydrogenase 2-like, whose product MVVINKAQEMTMAALSVLNCLLKTVQAARANDDAHVWMPASSFPDELRDLGVAALIRDDAEATALASADFGNVSVAPPPAAVLYPSCPADIAALLRASCARPSPFPVSARGCGHSVRGQAGAPGGVVVDMPSLGQLGGGSTSGRLSVSVEGQYIDAGGEQLWVDVLHSALAHGLTPRSWTDYLHLTVGGTLSNAGISGQAFRHGPQISNVQELDVITGSGEMVTCSKEKDGDLFDAVLGGLGQFGVITRARIPLVPAPTRARWVRLLYTGAAALTGDQERLIDVECGGTVSGLMDYVEGTVLADKGLIGSWRSLSPSSSSSSFFSEPDVAARVAKLAEEAGGVLYCLEGALYYGGAAGGESDVDKKLEVLLRELRYARGFASVQDVSYVGFLDRVRDGELKLRAVGLWDVPHPWLNLFLPRSRVLDFAAGVFHDILRRGATGAMGPVLLYPMNRNRWDSETSAVFPEEEEEVFYTVGILRSAVSDGDLGRLEEQNEEILRFCEEAGISCVQYLPYYADQTGWQKKHFGPAKWARFMERKRKYDPKAILSRGQRIFTAPLA is encoded by the exons ATGGTCGTCATAAACAAAGCACAAGAGATGACCATGGCCGCTCTCTCCGTGCTCAACTGCCTCCTCAAGACCGTTCAAGCAGCACGGGCTAACGACGACGCGCACGTGTGGAtgccggcctcctccttccccgaCGAGCTCCGCGACCTTGGCGTCGCTGCGCTGATCCGCGACGACGCCGAGGCCACGGCGCTCGCGTCCGCCGACTTTGGCAACGTGTCggtcgcgccgccgccggcggctgTGCTCTATCCCTCGTGCCCTGCTGATATCGCCGCGCTGCTGCGCGCCTCGTGCGCACGTCCGTCACCGTTCCCGGTGTCCGCCCGGGGATGCGGCCACTCCGTCCGTGGCCAGGCGGGCGCGCCCGGCGGCGTCGTCGTTGACATGCCGTCGCTCGGACAGCTCGGTGGAGGCTCCACTTCGGGCCGCCTCTCCGTGTCGGTCGAAGGCCAATACATAGACGCCGGAGGCGAGCAGCTGTGGGTGGACGTGCTGCACTCCGCGCTTGCGCACGGCCTAACGCCGCGTTCGTGGACCGACTACCTCCACCTCACCGTCGGTGGCACGCTCTCCAACGCCGGCATCAGCGGCCAGGCCTTTCGCCACGGACCCCAGATATCCAACGTCCAAGAACTCGACGTCATCACCG GATCTGGGGAGATGGTGACGTGTTCGAAGGAAAAGGACGGCGACCTGTTCGACGCCGTGCTGGGCGGGCTGGGGCAGTTCGGCGTCATAACGCGGGCGCGCATACCGCTCGTGCCAGCGCCGACGAGGGCGCGCTGGGTGCGCCTCCTGTACACGGGAGCCGCCGCACTCACCGGCGACCAGGAGCGCCTCATAGACGTCGAGTGTGGCGGCACGGTGTCCGGGCTCATGGACTACGTCGAGGGCACGGTCCTTGCGGACAAGGGCCTAATCGGGAGCTGGCGCTCCCTGTCGCCTTCGTCATCGTCTTCGTCCTTCTTCTCGGAGCCCGACGTCGCGGCGCGCGTCGCCAAGCTCGCGGAAGAGGCAGGCGGCGTCCTCTACTGCCTTGAGGGAGCGCTGTACTACGGCGGCGCAGCCGGCGGCGAGTCCGACGTTGATAAG AAGCTGGAGGTACTGCTGCGGGAGCTGCGGTACGCGCGGGGCTTCGCGTCCGTGCAGGACGTGTCGTACGTGGGGTTCCTGGACCGTGTGCGCGACGGCGAGCTCAAGCTCCGCGCCGTCGGCCTGTGGGACGTGCCGCACCCCTGGCTCAACCTCTTCCTTCCGCGCTCCCGCGTCCTCGACTtcgccgccggtgttttccacgACATCCTCCGCCGTGGCGCCACCGGTGCCATGGGCCCCGTCCTCCTCTACCCCATGAACCGGAACAGGTGGGACAGCGAGACGTCGGCGGTGTtcccagaggaggaggaggaggtgttttACACAGTTGGGATCCTCCGGTCGGCCGTGTCCGATGGCGATCTTGGGCGCCTGGAGGAGCAGAACGAGGAGATCTTACGATTCTGCGAGGAGGCCGGGATATCGTGCGTGCAGTACCTACCGTACTACGCCGACCAGACCGGTTGGCAGAAGAAGCACTTTGGTCCAGCCAAGTGGGCCAGATTCATGGAGCGGAAGAGAAAGTATGATCCCAAGGCGATCCTCTCCCGTGGTCAGAGAATTTTCACGGCCCCGCTGGCTTGA